A single genomic interval of Apteryx mantelli isolate bAptMan1 chromosome 21, bAptMan1.hap1, whole genome shotgun sequence harbors:
- the ABCA2 gene encoding ATP-binding cassette sub-family A member 2 isoform X2 produces MGFLHQLHLLLWKNVTLKRRSPWVLAFEIFIPLVLFFILLGLRQKKPTIPVKEAFYTAAPLTSAGILPVMQSLCPDGQRDEFGFLQYSNSTVTQLLEHLSEVVEQSNLFDPDHPGLEEELESLRRRLEALSSSEPSSMETHFSSRAGSGFTLAWAAKDRGELHRFLTQNLSLPNSTANLLLGSSIDLQEVYHLYFGSSPLAPDDTHERDLWDRFGPSEKILKLEKSLPSGWRTLREGLIHKALRDPSRASHRQTLLRLLSQALGLTSATPGPTDSYNPQAFVTEMENIIFTAPVLEHLTCDQSQGGLRHLLRVAPSQQALLQAYRVLVCNGSQVAREERFTQLATELKDQLDSRKIVSRLKLDEVNSTATQHRLHALLEDLMEMEKVLRDMDILSALAKLLPKGACASKAPPPTANSTSWASGNTTAGSNTTAEEESDGEGEPGGENPQGQFSAFVQLWAGLQPILCGNNRTIEPEALKQGNMSSLGFTSKEQRNLGLLVHLMTSNPKILYAPVGTEVDKVILKANETFAFVGNVTHYAKAWMNISPEIRAYLEEGRLQRRIHWLQQFMADLHKHPEILNVSDSDLLHGFLNGNFSLPNASVLLQQLDTIDNAACGWVHFMAKVSVDIFKGFPDEESIVNYTLNQAYQDNVTVFASVIFQTNKDGSLPPHVMYKIRQNSSFTEKTNEIRRAYWRPGPNTGGRFYFLYGFVWIQDMMERALINTFVGHDVVEPGNYVQMFPYPCYTRDDFLFVIEHMMPLCMVISWVYSVAMMIQHIVTEKEHRLKEVMKMMGLNNAVHWVAWFITGFVQLSISVTALTAILKYGKVLMHSDVLIIWLFLAIYAVATIMFCFLVSVLYSKAKLASACGGIIYFLSYVPYMYVAIREEVAHDKITAFEKCIASLMSTTAFGLGSKYFALYEVAGVGIQWHTFSQSPVEGDDFNLLLSMMMLSVDAVVYGVLTWYIEAVHPGMYGLPRPWYFPFQKSYWLGNGRVETWEWTWPWSRTTRLSIMEEDQACAMESRRLEETRGIEEEPSHLPLVVCIDKLTKVYKTDKKLALNKLSLNLYENQVVSFLGHNGAGKTTTMSILTGLFPPTSGSATIYGHDIRTEMDEIRKNLGMCPQHNVLFDRLTVEEHLWFYSQLKSMAEEEIRKEMDKMIEDLELSNKRHSLVQTLSGGMKRKLSVAIAFVGGSRAVILDEPTAGVDPYARRAIWDLILKYKPGRTILLSTHHMDEADLLGDRIAIISHGKLKCCGSPLFLKSTYGDGYKLTVVKRQSDTRNSTESGQPHSPPSHSSVSPCSEPRVSQFIKKYVASCLLISDTNTELSYILPSEAVKKGCFERLFQHLEQSLEELDLTSFGLMDTTLEEVFLKVSEEDQSLENSDVDMKESKKDALRPPAPDLGLKPEANGEPLAEAEVPEKPEVELSNLVTCSKLAQSQASLRSASSVGSVRGDEGGAYSEFFGDYSPLFDNRQDPDNISLQDQEADMEAEDHDLAGQGSFKLEGSWLKLRQFHGLIVKRFHCAKRNTKALFSQILLPAFFVCVAMTVALSVPEIGDLPPLILSPSQYHNYTQPKGNFIPYANEERREYRIRLSPDASPQQLVNTFHLPSGVGATCVLKTAFNNTLDQPMQTLNLNSNESKMLAAKYFDAMCIDSFTQGLPLSNFVPPPPSPAPSDYPISVDEDLLRAWNSTTFSSAIKETITSAPTLPRIIHEPIKCTCSMQGTGFSCPSGVGGHPPQMKVVTGDILADITGRNVSEYLLYTSDRFRLHRYGALTFGNVQKSIPASFGARAPATVRKIAVRRTAQVFYNNKGYHSMPTYLNALNNAILRANLPKSKGNPAAYGITVTNHPMNKTSASLSLDYLLQGTDVVIAIFIIVAMSFVPASFVVFLVAEKATKAKHLQFVSGCDPVIYWLANYVWDMLNYLVPATCCIIILFVFDLPAYTSPTNFPAVLSLFLLYGWSITPIMYPASFWFEVPSSAYVFLIVINLFIGITATVATFLLQLFEHDKDLKVVNSYLKSCFLVFPNYNLGHGLMEMAYNEYINEYYAKIGQFDKMKSPFEWDIVTRGLVAMTIEGFVGFFITIMCQYNFFRKPQRLPVSTKPIEDDIDVANERHRVLRGDADNDMLKIENLTKVYKSRKIGRILAVDRLCVGVRPGECFGLLGVNGAGKTTTFKMLTGDESTTGGEAFVNGHSILKELLQVQQSLGYCPQFDALFDELTAQEHLELYTRLRGIPWKDEERVCLQAERVCQCPEDWCCVMGCSGNDLSLGTEGTLSCCYLPLQQYLLLAEGQGHPSSAPTWGAGAHRHLQLCKGLPSELHYPWPFPDHAGCWMACNILGCWPTPQGPATGPPPTASSLPALWPAEAFWDMGRVTATLCTLQVVKWALKKLELTKYADKPASTYSGGNKRKLSTAIALIGYPSFIFLDEPTTGMDPKARRFLWNLILDVIKTGRSVVLTSHSMEECEALCTRLAIMVNGRLKCLGSIQHLKNRFGDGYMITVRTKSSLNVKEVVRFFNRNFPEAILKERHHTKTQYQLKSDQISLAQVFSKMEQVVDVLGIEDYSVSQTTLDNVFVNFAKKQSDNLEQQETSPSCALQSPLERVLSLLRPRAAPTELRALVVEEQEDLETDDEGLISFEEERAQLSFNTDTLC; encoded by the exons ATGGGGTTCCTGCACCAGCTCCATCTCCTGCTCTGGAAGAACGTGACGCTGAAGCGGCGGAGCCCG TGGGTGTTAGCCTTTGAGATCTTCATCCCCCTGGTGCTCTTCTTCATTCTCCTGGGACTGCGGCAGAAGAAGCCCACCATCCCTGTGAAGGAAG CTTTCTACACGGCGGCCCCCCTCACCTCAGCTGGGATTCTACCTGTGATGCAGTCCCTGTGTCCGGATGGCCAGCGGGATGAATTTGGCTTCCTGCAGTATTCCAATTCCAC GGTAACACAGCTCCTCGAGCACCTCAGTGAAGTGGTGGAGCAAAGTAACTTGTTCGACCCAGACCACCCAGGCCTGGAAGAGGAGCTGGAGTCCCTGCGCCGGCGCCTGGAGGCCCTCAGCAGCAGTGAGCCCAGCTCCATGGAGACCCACTTCAGCAGCCGAGCAG GATCCGGCTTCACCCTGGCGTGGGCAGCCAAGGATCGGGGCGAACTGCACCGTTTCCTCACACAGAATCTGTCCCTCCCCAACAGCACAGCCAATCTCCTCCTGGGCTCCAGCATTGACCTCCAGGAA GTGTACCACCTTTATTTTGGATCTTCTCCTTTGGCACCCGACGACACCCATGAGAGAGATCTGTGGGATCGGTTTGGCCCCAGTGAGAAGATCTTGAAGCTAGAG AAGAGCCTCCCCAGTGGCTGGAGGACCCTGCGGGAAGGGCTGATACACAAGGCCCTGCGCGACCCCTCCAGAGCCTCGCACAGGCAGACCCTGCTCCGCCTGCTCTCGCAAGCTCTGGGCCTCACCAGTGCCACCCCGGGGCCCACCGACTCCTACAACCCCCAGGCCTTCGTCACAGAGATGGAG AATATCATCTTCACGGCGCCAGTGCTGGAGCACCTCACGTGCGACCAGAGCCAAGGGGGGCTGCGGCACCTTCTCCGCGTGGCCCCAAGTCAGCAGGCACTGCTACAGGCCTACCGGGTGCTGGTGTGCAACGGGAGCCAGGTGGCCCGTGAGGAGCGCTTCACCCAGCTGGCTACCGAGCTCAAGGACCAGCTGGACTCCCGCAAAATCGTCAGCAGG TTGAAGCTGGATGAGGTGAACAGCACGGCCACCCAGCACCGGCTCCATGCCCTCCTTGAGGACCTCATGGAGATGGAGAAGGTTCTCCGCGATATGGATATTCTCTCAGCTTTGGCCAAGCTGCTGCCCAAAGGAGCTTGTGCCAGCAAGGCCCCACCACCCACTGCCAACAGCACCAGCTGGGCCAGTGGCAACACCACAGCAGGCAGCAACaccacagcagaggaggagagtgATGGGGAGGGCGAGCCAGGAGGCGAAAACCCACAGGGGCAGTTCTCAGCCTTTGTGCAGCTgtgggctgggctgcagcccaTCCTGTGCGGGAACAACCG GACGATCGAGCCTGAGGCACTGAAGCAGGGCAACATGAGCTCTCTGGGCTTCACCAGCAAGGAGCAACGAAACCTGGGCCTCCTTGTACATCTTATGACGAGCAACCCCAAAATCCTCTACGCGCCTGTGGGCACTGAAGTAGACAAGGTCATCCTGAAG GCCAACGAGACCTTTGCTTTTGTGGGCAATGTCACCCACTACGCCAAGGCATGGATGAACATCTCCCCTGAGATCAGGGCCTACCTggaggagggcaggctgcagagaCGCATCCACTGGCTCCAGCAG TTCATGGCCGACCTCCACAAGCACCCAGAGATCCTGAATGTCTCCGACAGCGACCTTCTCCACGGCTTCCTCAATGGCAACTTCTCCCTGCCCAACGCCAGTGTCCTGCTTCAGCAGCTGGACACCATCGACAACGCTGCTTGTGGCTGGGTCCACTTCATGGCCAAG GTCAGTGTGGACATCTTCAAGGGCTTCCCAGATGAGGAGAGCATCGTCAACTACACTCTGAATCAGGCCTACCAGGACAACGTCACTGTCTTTGCTA GCGTCATCTTCCAGACCAACAAGGATGGCTCGCTCCCCCCTCACGTCATGTACAAGATCCGGCAGAACTCCAGCTTCACTGAGAAAACCAACGAGATCCGGCGGGCATACTGGCGGCCTGGCCCCAACACTGGTGGGCGCTTCTACTTCCTCTACGGCTTTGTCTGGATCCAGG aCATGATGGAGCGTGCCCTCATCAACACATTTGTTGGCCACGATGTGGTGGAGCCTGGCAATTACGTGCAGATGTTCCCATACCCCTGTTATACCCGGGACGA CTTCCTCTTCGTCATCGAGCACATGATGCCTCTGTGCATGGTGATCTCCTGGGTCTACTCGGTGGCTATGATGATCCAGCACATTGTGACGGAGAAGGAGCATCGCCTGAAAGAG GTGATGAAGATGATGGGCTTGAACAATGCAGTCCATTGGGTGGCTTGGTTCATCACTGGCTTCGTCCAGCTCTCCATCTCAGTCACAGCTCTCACCGCCATCCTAAAATATGGCAAGGTCCTGATGCACAGCGATGTCCTCATCATCTGGCTCTTCCTCGCCATCTATGCTGTAGCCACCATCATGTTCTG TTTCCTAGTGTCGGTACTCTACTCCAAGGCCAAGCTGGCCTCAGCCTGTGGTGGCATCATCTATTTTTTGAGCTACGTGCCCTACATGTACGTTGCCATCCGGGAGGAGGTGGCGCATGACAAGATCACGGCCTTTGAGAAGTGCATTGCG TCCCTCATGTCAACCACGGCATTTGGTCTGGGCTCCAAGTATTTTGCCCTGTATGAGGTGGCTGGCGTGGGCATCCAGTGGCACACCTTCAGCCAGTCGCCTGTGGAAGGGGACGACTTCAACCTCTTGCTGTCCATGATGATGCTGAGCGTAGATGCCGTGGTGTACGGGGTGCTCACATGGTACATCGAGGCTGTGCACCCGG GTATGTATGGTCTGCCGCGGCCCTGGTACTTCCCTTTCCAGAAGTCCTACTGGTTGGGGAATGGGCGAGTGGAGACGTGGGAGTGGACCTGGCCCTGGTCCCGCACCACTCGCCTCAGCATCATGGAGGAGGACCAGGCCTGTGCCATGGAGAGCAGGAGACTGG AGGAGACGCGGGGCATCGAGGAGGAGCCGTCCCATCTGCCATTGGTCGTTTGCATTGACAAGCTCACCAAGGTCTACAAGACGGACAAGAAACTGGCGCTGAACAAGCTGAGCCTCAACCTCTATGAGAACCAGGTGGTGTCCTTCCTGGGACATAATGGAGCAGGCAAAACCACCACCAT GTCCATCCTGACTGGCTTGTTCCCTCCAACATCGGGCTCTGCTACCATCTATGGCCACGATATCCGGACAGAGATGGATGAGATCCGGAAGAACCTGGGCATGTGTCCCCAGCACAATGTGCTCTTTGACAGGCTGACGGTGGAGGAGCACCTCTGGTTCTACTCACAGCTCAAGAGCATGGCAGAGGAGGAGATCCGCAAAGAGATGGACAA GATGATTGAAGACCTGGAGCTCTCTAACAAACGCCACTCCCTGGTGCAAACTCTCTCAGGTGGCATGAAGAGGAAGCTGTCAGTGGCTATAGCCTTCGTGGGTGGATCGCGGGCCGTAATCTTGGACGAGCCCACAGCTGGTGTCGACCCATATGCACGCAGGGCCATCTGGGACCTCATCCTCAAGTACAAGCCAG GGAGGACCATCCTGCTCTCCACACATCACATGGACGAAGCTGACTTGCTGGGCGACCGTATTGCCATCATATCCCATGGCAAGCTCAAGTGCTGCGGCTCCCCACTGTTCCTCAAGAGCACCTATGGTGATGGTTACAAGCTGACGGTGGTCAAGAGGCAGTCAGACACCAGAAACAGCACAG AGTCGGGCCAGCCACACAGTCCCCCGTCCCACTCCTCCGTCAGCCCCTGCTCCGAGCCACGTGTCTCCCAGTTCATCAAGAAGTATGTGGCCTCCTGCCTCCTCATCTCAGACACCAACACTGAGCTCTCCTACATCCTGCCCAGCGAGGCTGTCAAGAAGGGCTGCTTCGAGAGGCTCTTCCAG CATTTGGAGCAGAGCCTGGAGGAGCTGGACCTGACCAGTTTTGGGCTGATGGACACCACGCTCGAGGAGGTCTTCCTCAAGGTGTCTGAGGAGGACCAGTCTCTGGAGAACAGTGATGTTG aTATGAAAGAATCCAAGAAGGATGCCTTGCGGCCACCCGCCCCCGACTTGGGCCTGAAGCCTGAGGCCAACGGCGAGCCCCTTGCTGAAGCAGAAGTGCCTGAGAAGCCAGAGGTGGAGCTAAGCAACCTGGTGACCTGCTCCAAGCTTGCCCAGTCGCAGGCGTCCCTGCGCTCAGCCTCCTCGGTGGGCTCCGTGCGGGGCGATGAAGGTGGGGCTTATTCGGAGTTCTTTGGGGATTACTCTCCGTTGTTTGATAATCGGCAGGACCCTGATAACATCAGTCTGCAAG ACCAAGAGGCTGACATGGAGGCAGAGGACCATGACCTGGCGGGACAGGGGAGCTTTAAGCTGGAGGGATCATGGCTGAAGCTGCGGCAGTTCCATGGGCTGATCGTCAAACGCTTCCACTGTGCCAAGCGCAACACCAAGGCCCTCTTCTCGCAGATCCTTCTGCCCGCCTTCTTTGTCTGCGTGGCCATGACTGTGGCGCTCTCTGTGCCCGAAATAG GTGACCTGCCTCCCCTCATCCTCTCACCATCTCAGTACCACAACTACACGCAGCCCAAGGGCAACTTCATTCCTTATGCCAACGAGGAGCGGCGTGAGTACCG CATCAGGCTGTCTCCTGATGCCAGCCCCCAGCAACTGGTGAACACCTTCCACCTGCCCTCAGGCGTGGGTGCCACATGCGTGCTCAAGACCGCCTTCAACAACACGCTGGACCAGCCCATGCAGACCCTGAACCTCAACAGCAATGAGTCCAAGATGCTGGCAGCCAAGTACTTCGATGCCATGTGCATTGACTCCTTCACACAAGGCCTGCCGCTCTCCAACTTTGTGCCACCACCTCCGTCCCCGGCCCCCTCTGACTACCCCATCTCGGTGGATGAGGACCTGCTCCGTGCCTGGAACTCCACGACCTTCTCCTCTGCCATCAAAG AGACCATCACCTCAGCCCCAACCCTGCCCCGAATTATCCATGAGCCCATCAAGTGCACATGCTCCATGCAGGGGACTGGCTTCTCCTGCCCCAGCGGCGTGGGAGGGCATCCCCCGCAGATGAAGGTGGTAACAGGGGACATCCTGGCCGACATCACCGGGCGCAATGTCTCCGAGTACCTGCTCTACACGTCGGACCGCTTCCGgctgcacag GTACGGGGCACTCACCTTTGGCAATGTCCAGAAATCCATCCCAGCCTCCTTCGGGGCCAGGGCTCCTGCCACGGTGCGCAAGATAGCTGTCCGGAGAACAGCCCAG GTCTTCTACAACAACAAGGGCTACCATAGCATGCCCACCTATCTCAACGCACTCAACAATGCCATCCTGCGGGCCAACTTGCCCAAGAGCAAAGGCAACCCCGCTGCTTACG GTATCACGGTGACCAACCACCCCATGAACAAGACGAGTGCCAGCCTGTCTCTGGATTACCT CCTGCAAGGCACGGACGTAGTGATTGCCATCTTCATCATCGTAGCCATGTCCTTTGTGCCAGCCAGCTTTGTGGTGTTCCTGGTCGCCGAAAAGGCCACCAAGGCCAAACATCTGCAGTTTGTGAGCGGCTGCGACCCTGTCATCTACTGGTTGGCCAACTACGTGTGGGATATG CTTAACTACCTGGTGCCAGCCACATGCTGTATCATTATCCTTTTTGTGTTCGACCTCCCAGCTTACACCTCTCCCACCAACTTCCCTGCTGTCCTCTCACTCTTTCTGCTCTATGG CTGGTCCATCACCCCCATCATGTACCCTGCTTCCTTCTGGTTCGAGGTGCCCAGTTCTGCCTATGTCTTCTTGATAGTCATCAACCTCTTCATCGGCATCACGGCCACTGTTGCCACGTTCCTGCTGCAGCTCTTTGAGCATGACAAG GATTTGAAGGTGGTGAACAGCTACTTGAAGAGTTGCTTCCTTGTATTCCCTAACTACAACCTGGGCCATGGCTTGATGGAGATGGCTTATAACGAGTACATCAATGAATACTATGCCAAGATCG GGCAGTTCGATAAAATGAAGTCGCCCTTTGAATGGGACATCGTGACACGTGGGCTGGTTGCCATGACAATTGAAGGCTTTGTTGGCTTCTTCATCACCATCATGTGCCAGTACAACTTCTTCCGGAAACCACA GCGACTGCCCGTCTCCACCAAGCCCATTGAAGATGATATTGATGTGGCCAACGAGCGGCACCGTGTCCTGCGTGGTGATGCCGACAACGACATGCTGAAGATTGAGAACCTCACCAAG GTGTACAAGTCTCGCAAGATCGGGCGCATCCTGGCCGTGGACCGGCTATGTGTGGGCGTCCGGCCCGGAGAGTGCTTCGGGCTGCTGGGTGTCAACGGCGCAGGGAAGACGACCACCTTCAAGATGCTTACAGGGGACGAGAGCACCACGGGTGGAGAGGCCTTTGTTAATGGGCACAG CATCCTGAAAGAGCTCCTGCAGGTCCAGCAAAGCTTGGGCTATTGCCCCCAGTTTGATGCGCTCTTCGATGAGCTGACGGCCCAGGAGCACCTGGAGCTCTACACCCGCCTGCGTGGTATCCCATGGAAGGATGAGGAGCGGGTATGCCTTCAGGCAGAGCGTGTCTGCCAGTGTCCCGAGGACTGGTGCTGTGTCATGGGCTGCTCTGGAAATGACCTCTCACTGGGCACCGAAGGGACCCTGAGCTGCTGCTATCTGCCCTTGCAGCAGTACCTGCTGCTTGCTGAAGGGCAGGGCCACCCAAGCAGTGCTCCCACATGGGGTGCTGGGGCCCACAGACACCTGCAGCTCTGCAAGGGGCTGCCATCAGAGCTCCATTACCCATGGCCATTCCCTGACCATGCCGGGTGCTGGATGGCTTGCAACATCCTTGGCTGCTGGCCCACACCACAGGGCCCAGCCACTGGCCCACCACCCACTGCTAGCTCTCTGCCTGCCCTATGGCCCGCAGAGGCATTCTGGGACATGGGCAGGGTGACAGCAACTCTTTGCACCCTGCAGGTGGTCAAGTGGGCACTGAAGAAGCTAGAACTGACCAAGTACGCCGACAAACCCGCCAGCACCTACAGCGGAGGCAACAAGAGGAAGCTGTCCACAGCCATAGCACTGATAGGCTACCCATCCTTCATCTTCCTG GACGAGCCCACAACGGGGATGGACCCTAAGGCACGGCGCTTCCTTTGGAAtctcatcctggatgtcatcaAAACAGGCCGCTCCGTGGTGCTCACATCCCACAG CATGGAGGAGTGCGAGGCGCTCTGCACCCGCCTGGCCATCATGGTGAATGGGCGACTCAAATGTCTCGGCAGCATCCAGCACTTGAAAAACAG GTTTGGAGATGGCTACATGATCACAGTGCGGACCAAGTCCAGTCTCAATGTCAAGGAGGTGGTGAGGTTCTTCAACCGCAACTTCCCCGAGGCCATCCTCAAG GAGCGGCACCACACCAAGACCCAGTACCAGCTCAAATCGGACCAGATTTCACTGGCACAGGTCTTCAGCAAGATGGAGCAGGTGGTGGACGTGCTGGGCATCGAAGACTATTCCGTCAGCCAGACCACCCTGGACAAT